A single genomic interval of Pomacea canaliculata isolate SZHN2017 linkage group LG5, ASM307304v1, whole genome shotgun sequence harbors:
- the LOC112564923 gene encoding kinesin-like protein KIF11-B codes for MSHSLNCRKLRDSKMPKPTTATKEKNQNIQVAVRCRPINGAEKRAGSCSVVHCDPDKREVYIKEKPGIYPLTKTFTFDHVFPPSSKQIDVYRAMVVPVVEEVLMGYNCTIFAYGQTGTGKTFTMEGERSDDTSISWEDDPLSGLIPRAMQQVFEQLQKQEVEFSVRVSFLELYNEELFDLLGSTEDPLRLRIYEDISKKGSLIISGLEEVVVRSKDEVYGIMERGASRRQTAATLMNAQSSRSHSVFSVTIHIKENTMDGEELLKTGKLYLVDLAGSENIGRSGAVDKRAREAGNINQSLLTLGRVITSLVEHAPHVPYRESKLTRLLQDSLGGRTKTSIIATISPASSNLEETLSTLDYAHRAKNITNRPEINQRLTKRALLKEYNEEIERLRRDLQAAREKNGIYIAEENYVAMQNKIAQQEDNIASLEDRIACLTDEMNKLSELFTDTKKELDVTTEKLAITSGNLEKATTVLDNTKHCLRETEKDRDAHVYLLSEHVKTETHLYSEASELLATTKSSIGDVEGLHAKLDRKHSVETHNKQAQVIFQERFHGNLRSMKDNLDIFMEQHHGLTTKSTSVLESSLQKQQKFAETLQKDMQSLSVTVCSQVEQLSNQLREQTTTSHSWGAQLHNAAIELQAKEQSRLSEVCHNVVAQAMKSLEDKLKQLTEDLCHMSHILEQQRKEQEALVTNQRELLWRNVVALSVVIEEHVESHCKHLEELQLEASNHTVTQTALNQDIESKLKELMTLFTKQQQMESTFTQHVTAQLESSQQAENHLQSKAQGCVSSLSNSLDEMQKEVLHKVAADSSSLASKLTQYSEEVAKCTETNNGLQNQLMETFEQSQKTWKEHALSVAESVEVHSASLQSQLHSLQDSTKKLSLGCTSALESMSTCVLENTNANQQRHQEQEQLLKQAMQLVTMTSQNQHKALENRERELGIFLKQELHEDIPTGATPQRREFSYPQGLSETEEDKILLGRFYESYRPGPDPFPLHLTPVFDEAGNGELGTATDDKTCHTGSRSSFQGGQEAEEVHDDSDVGSDHSIASTTSGVSSVSARSKSQVSETEAKENKGKTMMPPSLSSIRKNRTVRTPVKGAATSKPATPSKTKSKVPFRNTANAPA; via the exons ATGTCGCATAGTTTGAATTGCCGGAAGTTGAGAGACAGCAAAATGCCGAAGCCTACAACTGCTACAAAGGAAAAGAATCAAAACATTCAAGTTGCCGTACGATGTCG GCCTATAAATGGAGCAGAAAAAAGAGCAGGATCCTGCTCGGTGGTGCACTGTGATCCCGACAAACGAGAAgtttatataaaagaaaagcCAGGCATTTATCCCCTTACCAAGACGTTCACTTTCGACCATGTGTTCCCACCATCAAGCAAGCAGATTGATGTTTATCGTGCCATGGTTGTACCAGTGGTGGAGGAGGTCCTTATGGGCTACAACTGTACCATATTTGC cTATGGGCAAACAGGAACTGGTAAAACATTTACCATGGAAGGGGAACGTAGTGATGATACCAGCATATCTTGGGAAGATGATCCACTCTCTGGACTTATTCCACGAGCAATGCAGCAGGTTTTTGAGCAGCTGCAAAAACAG GAGGTGGAGTTTTCTGTACGGGTTTCTTTTCTGGAGCTGTACAATGAAGAACTTTTTGATTTGCTGGGCTCAACAGAAGATCCCTTGCGTCTTCGTATTTATGAAGACATTAGCAAAAAG GGCTCACTCATAATCTCTGGACTTGAAGAAGTTGTTGTACGGAGTAAAGATGAAGTATATGGCATCATGGAAAGGGGAGCAAGTCGACGTCAGACAGCAGCTACTTTAATGAATGCTCAATccag TCGATCGCACTCTGTGTTTTCGGTAACAATTCACATCAAAGAAAATACAATGGATGGTGAAGAACTTTTGAAGACAGGCAAGCTCTACTTG GTCGACTTGGCTGGTAGTGAAAATATTGGTCGATCAGGTGCAGTGGACAAAAGAGCAAGAGAAGCAG gaaaCATCAACCAGAGTCTTTTGACACTGGGTCGTGTTATCACCTCTCTTGTTGAACATGCTCCTCATGTGCCTTACag AGAAAGTAAACTGACTCGTCTCCTTCAAGACAGTCTTGGAGGCCGCACAAAGACTTCCATCATTGCTACCATATCCCCTGCATCCAGCAATCTAGAG GAAACACTGAGCACCCTAGACTATGCTCACAGGGCTAAAAACATCACCAATAGACCAGAGATCAACCAGCGCCTCACAAAACGAGCTCTGCTAAAA GAATACAATGAAGAAATTGAACGTCTTAGACGAGATCTTCAAGCAGCCAGGGAGAAAAATGGTATCTacattgcagaagaaaattatgt GGctatgcaaaacaaaattgcacAGCAGGAAGACAACATAGCCTCCCTTGAGGATCGCATTGCATGTCTTACAGATGAGATGAACAAG CTTTCTGAGCTGTTCACGGATACCAAAAAAGAGCTTGATGTGACCACAGAGAAACTGGCCATCACTTCTGGGAACCTCGAGAAGGCCACAACAGTACTGgacaacacaaaacattgtCTCCGTGAAACTGAGAAAGATCGTGATGCCCATGTGTACCTTCTTTCTGAGCATGTCAAAACTGAAACCCATCTGTACTCAGAGGCATCAGAA TTGTTGGCAACAACTAAGTCAAGTATTGGTGATGTAGAAGGCCTACATGCCAAACTTGATCGCAAGCACAGTGTTGAGACTCATAACAAGCAAGCACAGGTCATCTTTCAAGAGCGTTTCCATGGTAACCTGAGGTCAATGAAGGATAACCTGGATATTTTTATGGAGCAGCATCATGGTCTTACTACCAAATCCACTTCAGTTTTGG AATCCAGCCTTCAGAAGCAGCAGAAGTTTGCTGAGACTTTGCAGAAAGACATGCAAAGTCTTTCTGTCACAGTCTGCAGCCAAGTGGAGCAGTTGAGTAATCAGCTGAGAGAGCAAACTACAACTTCGCACTCTTGGGGTGCACAGCTGCACAATGCTGCTATTGAACTTCAG GCCAAAGAACAATCACGCTTATCAGAAGTGTGCCACAATGTGGTTGCACAAGCAATGAAGTCTTTAGAGGACAAACTGAAACAGCTGACAGAAGATCTGTGCCACATGTCCCATATTTTAGAGCAACAG AGGAAAGAGCAGGAGGCTTTGGTCACAAACCAGCGGGAGCTGCTATGGAGAAATGTGGTGGCGCTGTCAGTAGTTATAGAGGAACATGTAGAATCACACTGCAAGCATCTAGAAGAGTTGCAATTGGAGGCAAGCAACCACACTGTTACACAGACAGCACTCAACCAA GATATTGAATCCAAGCTGAAAGAACTAATGACCTTGTTCACAAAGCAGCAACAAATGGAGTCAACATTTACACAGCAT GTCACAGCACAGTTAGAAAGTTCCCAGCAAGCAGAGAATCATTTGCAGTCAAAAGCACAAGG GTGTGTATCATCTTTGAGCAACTCACTGGATGAGATGCAAAAAGAAGTCTTACACAAAGTGGCTGCTGATTCTTCAAGTCTTGCATCAAAGCTAACACAG tATTCAGAAGAAGTTGCAAAATGcacagaaacaaataatggCTTACAAAATCAGCTGATGGAAACATTTGAACAGTCACAGAAA ACATGGAAAGAACATGCATTGTCTGTAGCGGAATCTGTAGAAGTCCACAGTGCTTCTCTTCAGTCTCAGCTTCACAGTTTGCAGGATTCTACCAAG AAACTGTCACTTGGCTGCACCTCAGCATTGGAAAGTATGAGCACCTGTGTGTTGGAAAACACAAATGCGAACCAGCAGAGGCACCAGGAACAAGAACAGCTTTTGAAACAAGCTATGCAGCTGGTTACCATGACATCACAAAATCAACACAAAGCCCTAGAGAATCGTGAAAGGGAGCTGGGCATCTTCTTGAAGCAAGAACTGCACGAGGATATACCTACAG gtgcAACACCTCAAAGGCGTGAGTTCAGCTACCCACAAGGCCTAAGTGAAacagaagaagacaaaatattgCTCGGTCGATTTTATGAGTCCTACAGGCCTGGTCCAGATCCTTTTCCTCTTCATTTGACACCAGTGTTTGATGAGGCAGGGAATGGGGAGCTTGGCACAGCCACTGATGACAAAACCTGTCACACTGGGTCAAGAAGTTCCTTCCAG GGAGGTCAGGAGGCTGAGGAGGTacatgatgacagtgatgttgGTAGTGACCACTCCATTGCATCTACTACTTCAGGGGTGTCGAGTGTCAGTGCTCGCAGCAAG AGCCAAGTATCAGAAACTGAggccaaagaaaacaaagggaaaacCATGATGCCACCTAGCCTTTCATCTATTCGCAAGAATCGTACTGTACGCACTCCAGTCAAAGGGGCTGCAACCTCAAAACCTGCTACGCCCAGCAAAACCAAATCTAAAGTTCCATTCAGAAACACAGCCAATGCTCCAGCATAG
- the LOC112564928 gene encoding baculoviral IAP repeat-containing protein 3-like, translated as MGTLELTRQTTHFNDHKDGCHSRTLPLCNKTKSTKLLTGKSTETLTVPEKSGPQEKSNVRTKDSKDTTRHLSPAVQAVMEMDIPVQYIELANEVHVMETGKEFSRVQDLYLCAMAIAESPEKQHELAHKVYQHQNAAKKGTQAQEKIPEETLHCSSERIKTFEAKKVADKADVQQRFHCLLAENKKLKKRKLCRSCQKVELASSGVTFLPCGHFIVCEECAEKHDNCPACGKTIMGTVRTFLA; from the exons ATGGGCACGTTGGAGCTAACACGCCAAACAACTCATTTCAACGATCACAAAGATGGCTGCCACTCACGGACTCTTCCTCTCTGTAACAAGACAAAAAGCACCAAACTTTTAACTGGCAAGTCGACGGAGACGCTGACTGTGCCAGAAAAGTCTGGTCCTCAGGAGAAATCAAATGTCAGAACAAAAGACAGCA AAGACACTACTCGGCATTTAAGCCCTGCAGTTCAGGCAGTAATGGAAATGGATATCCCAGTCCAATATATTGAACTGGCAAATGAAGTCCATGTAATGGAGACAGGAAAAGAATTTTCGCGAGTCCAAGATTTATATCTCTGTGCCATGGCAATCGCTGAAAGTCCCGAGAAACAACATGAACTGGCCCATAAAGTTTATCAGCATCAGAATGCAGCCAAAAAAGGAACACAAGCTCAGGAAAAGATTCCAGAAGAAACCCTACATTGTTCATCAGAGAGAATTAAAACTTTTGAGGCAAAAAAAGTAGCTGATAAGGCAGATGTGCAGCAGCGTTTCCATTGTTTGctggcagaaaacaagaaattgaagaaaagaaagctgtGCCGTTCCTGTCAGAAGGTTGAGCTGGCTTCCAGTGGTGTCACCTTCCTTCCATGTGGCCATTTTATTGTATGTGAAGAATGTGCTGAAAAGCATGATAATTGTCCAGCATGTGGTAAAACTATTATGGGTACTGTACGCACTTTTCTGGCTTAG